The following nucleotide sequence is from Streptomyces brevispora.
ACCACACCGCAGAGACCACGGGGGACGAGCAATGAGAACGCTCTTCCGCATCGAGCTCATCGATGTCCTGGCCATCGGCGTGGTGATCGTGACAGGCACGGTCGTCATGATCCTCATCCAACGGCACTGATCCACTTCCGCTGATCCACCACACTTCACGGGGAGTACCACCATGCGCAGCAACCGCATCCGCACCACCGCCCTCGCCGCCACCGCCCTCCTTGCCGCCCTCTCGCTCACCGCATGCAGTGGTGACGACGTCAGCACGAGCGACAACGGCAAGGCGGCGGCGTCCGCTCCGGCGGCGAACAGCTCCGCCAAGCAGTCCCAGTCGCCGACCACCGCGCCGGAGAAGGACGGCACCGACGCCGACACCAACGCCGACGACACCAGCGCCGACACCGACAACGGCAAGACGGGCGGCACGTCGGAGAGCACCGCCCAGGTCGGCACGAACGGCAAGAAGGGCGGCACCGCCTCCGCGGACAAGGCAGGCAACACCAACAGCAGCACCAAGACGGTCACCTGCACCGGCGACAACACCAAGGTCACCGTCACCAAGGTGAGCCGCCCCGTCAACCACCTGCTGCTCACCCTGACGAACGCGGGCCCCCACCTCTGCAACGCCTACTACGCGCCCAAGCTCCGCTTCGACGACGCGCAGGCCGTCTTCCCGATCCTGGAGGACAG
It contains:
- a CDS encoding DUF4232 domain-containing protein is translated as MRSNRIRTTALAATALLAALSLTACSGDDVSTSDNGKAAASAPAANSSAKQSQSPTTAPEKDGTDADTNADDTSADTDNGKTGGTSESTAQVGTNGKKGGTASADKAGNTNSSTKTVTCTGDNTKVTVTKVSRPVNHLLLTLTNAGPHLCNAYYAPKLRFDDAQAVFPILEDSRPQAVVTLDRGQSAYASIGLTGEPGNGPAPRKATHLQVNFSGKSPEGSTGTSAELSLPANTYWDDNGFVTYWQTEMADALQY